In Salinisphaera sp. T31B1, the following are encoded in one genomic region:
- a CDS encoding NCS2 family permease, which yields MARYFEFDTLATDFRTETVAGLTTFLSMAYILFVNPAVLSLASVPDAAGLGMPRDAVFTATAIAAAFGSLVMGLLARFPIAQAPGMGLNAFFAFSVVLGMGIPWQTALAGTFVSGVVFMALSVSRLREKIIDAIPADLKHAVAAGVGLFIAFIGLTSAGIIVNDDAVLVSLAPLTDPHTLLAIFGLIVTVVLMTLGLTSAIFVGMVATSILGLATGQIALPEHVVGRVPDIGPVAGAAISHLPDVFTPHMLVVVATMLFVDFFDSAGTLMGVARQAGLIRDNKLPRAGRALFADALATTASGLIGTSSTTAYIESASGVAAGGRSGFTAVVVGLLFLAALFFSPLLAVVTEAVTSPALIVVGVLMAASLRHVDWERFEIAVPAFLTALLMPLTYSIATGIAIGFIAYPITMIAAGRRREIHPLMAALAVVFLIYFAFLRL from the coding sequence ATCGCGCGCTATTTCGAATTCGACACGCTCGCCACCGATTTCCGGACCGAGACGGTCGCCGGGCTGACGACCTTCCTGTCGATGGCCTATATCCTGTTCGTGAACCCGGCGGTGCTGTCGCTGGCATCAGTCCCCGATGCGGCCGGCCTGGGCATGCCGCGCGATGCCGTGTTCACCGCCACCGCCATTGCCGCGGCCTTCGGGTCGCTGGTCATGGGTCTGCTGGCGCGTTTTCCCATCGCTCAGGCGCCCGGCATGGGGCTGAACGCCTTCTTCGCGTTCTCCGTGGTGCTGGGCATGGGCATTCCCTGGCAGACCGCGCTGGCCGGGACCTTCGTCTCCGGCGTGGTGTTCATGGCGCTGTCGGTATCCAGACTGCGCGAGAAGATCATCGACGCCATTCCGGCCGATCTCAAACACGCCGTGGCCGCCGGCGTGGGGTTGTTCATCGCCTTCATCGGGCTGACCAGCGCCGGCATCATCGTCAATGACGACGCGGTACTGGTGAGCCTGGCGCCGTTGACCGATCCGCACACCCTGCTGGCGATCTTCGGCCTGATCGTGACCGTGGTACTGATGACGCTGGGTCTGACCAGTGCAATATTCGTGGGCATGGTCGCCACCTCGATACTGGGCCTGGCCACCGGTCAGATCGCCTTACCCGAGCACGTCGTAGGCCGAGTGCCGGATATCGGCCCGGTCGCAGGCGCGGCCATCAGCCATCTGCCCGACGTGTTCACCCCGCATATGCTGGTGGTGGTCGCGACCATGCTGTTCGTGGATTTCTTCGATTCCGCCGGCACGCTCATGGGCGTGGCCCGCCAGGCCGGACTGATCCGCGACAACAAGCTGCCGCGAGCCGGCCGTGCGCTGTTCGCCGACGCCCTGGCGACCACCGCCAGCGGCCTGATCGGCACCTCGTCGACCACGGCCTATATCGAATCCGCCTCGGGCGTGGCCGCCGGCGGACGCAGCGGCTTCACCGCCGTGGTGGTGGGGCTGTTGTTCCTCGCCGCGCTGTTCTTTTCGCCGCTGCTGGCCGTGGTGACCGAGGCCGTGACCTCGCCGGCGCTGATCGTGGTCGGCGTGCTCATGGCCGCCTCGCTGCGCCACGTCGACTGGGAGCGCTTCGAGATCGCGGTACCGGCGTTTCTCACCGCCCTGCTGATGCCGCTGACCTATTCGATCGCCACCGGTATCGCGATCGGTTTCATCGCCTATCCGATCACCATGATCGCCGCCGGCCGCCGCCGCGAAATCCATCCGCTGATGGCCGCGCTGGCGGTGGTGTTTTTGATCTATTTCGCGTTCCTGCGCCTGT
- a CDS encoding YbaN family protein: MTAPRRPTVGQRLLVVAAALLFALGVLGVFLPLLPTTPFMLAAVALASRGSPRFAAWIRANRYAGPAIVHWERERAISRRSKCVALAMLATSAALVWWHIDYRPLAIGVTLGLCGVAVFLATRAEPRTH; the protein is encoded by the coding sequence ATGACGGCGCCACGCCGGCCCACCGTCGGCCAGCGGCTGCTCGTGGTCGCCGCGGCGCTGCTGTTCGCGCTCGGCGTGCTCGGGGTGTTTTTGCCGCTGCTGCCGACCACGCCGTTCATGCTCGCCGCGGTCGCGCTCGCCTCGCGCGGTTCGCCGCGGTTCGCGGCCTGGATCCGTGCGAACCGTTACGCGGGGCCTGCAATCGTGCACTGGGAACGCGAACGGGCGATTTCGCGGCGCAGCAAGTGTGTCGCCCTGGCCATGCTGGCCACCAGCGCCGCGCTGGTGTGGTGGCATATCGACTACCGGCCGCTGGCGATCGGGGTCACGCTCGGTCTGTGCGGTGTGGCTGTTTTTCTCGCCACACGGGCCGAGCCCCGGACGCACTGA
- a CDS encoding chloride channel protein, translating to MARARTIERSSLLLSLLAIGVGIAAGYGAAIFRGLISFFHNLAFFGHFSLVYDANLHTAASPWGAWIILVPMLGAVAVTFLVQNFAPEAKGHGVPEVIDAIYYKSGKIRPSVAATKALASSISIATGGAVGREGPIIQIGSALGSTVGQLTLVREWQRNTLIAAGAASGIAATFNAPLGGLLFAIEIILPETSGRTLIPVALATGAAAFVGRMLFGNTPSFDIPALTNNALDVSSPELLIVYVLFGVVMGLAALVFNRSIYLFEDLFEKMPGNDYSRHIIGMGLVGLMMYAFVYYTGHYYVEGVGYATIQDILENTLTAPWLLLLLFAAKLLATSLTIGSGASGGVFSPALYLGATLGGAFAVGMQQVAPWFHLDVATMAVLGMAAVVASSTGAALTAIVIIFEMTRDYHVIIPMIIIVSIAYGVRQFFMMDTIYTFKLSQRNHPVPASLETNLFMLRKASDFYDPRVVRVGSTRGMAEIRRRFRRFGRQTPNVLVMDADHKIQAIFSSRRHYRLTRRGAIRSWADEHMETDYIVVGADDMIFDIVGRLRAANCEVALVTADGSMTHPREVQGVLTLSDVARSSRLARQMERRRIKPKTTTPT from the coding sequence GTGGCCCGGGCGCGCACCATCGAACGTTCCAGTCTTCTGCTGAGCCTGCTCGCCATCGGCGTCGGCATTGCAGCAGGCTACGGTGCGGCAATCTTTCGCGGCCTGATCTCGTTTTTCCACAACCTCGCCTTCTTCGGCCATTTCTCGCTGGTCTACGACGCCAACCTGCATACCGCGGCCAGCCCGTGGGGCGCATGGATCATCCTCGTGCCCATGCTGGGCGCGGTGGCCGTGACCTTCCTGGTACAGAACTTCGCCCCCGAAGCCAAGGGGCATGGCGTGCCCGAGGTGATCGACGCGATCTACTACAAGAGCGGCAAGATACGGCCCAGCGTGGCGGCGACCAAGGCGCTCGCTTCGTCGATCTCGATCGCAACCGGCGGTGCCGTGGGCCGCGAGGGTCCGATCATCCAGATCGGCTCGGCGCTCGGCTCGACCGTGGGCCAACTTACGCTGGTGCGCGAATGGCAGCGCAACACACTCATCGCCGCCGGCGCGGCATCCGGCATCGCGGCAACCTTCAACGCGCCGCTGGGCGGGCTGCTGTTCGCCATCGAGATCATCCTGCCGGAGACCAGCGGTCGCACGCTCATCCCCGTGGCACTGGCAACCGGGGCGGCCGCGTTCGTCGGCCGCATGCTCTTCGGCAATACGCCCTCGTTCGATATTCCGGCCCTGACCAACAACGCGCTGGACGTCAGTTCGCCGGAACTGCTGATTGTCTACGTGCTGTTCGGCGTGGTGATGGGCCTGGCCGCGCTGGTGTTCAATCGCAGCATCTATCTGTTCGAGGACCTGTTCGAAAAGATGCCGGGCAACGACTACAGCCGCCATATCATCGGCATGGGGCTGGTCGGGCTGATGATGTACGCGTTCGTGTATTACACCGGCCATTACTATGTCGAAGGCGTGGGCTACGCGACCATCCAGGATATTCTGGAAAACACGCTCACCGCGCCCTGGCTGTTGCTGCTGCTGTTCGCTGCCAAACTGCTGGCCACCTCGCTGACCATCGGCTCGGGGGCGTCGGGCGGCGTGTTCTCGCCGGCGCTGTATCTGGGCGCGACGCTGGGCGGTGCATTCGCTGTGGGCATGCAGCAGGTCGCGCCCTGGTTCCATCTGGATGTTGCGACCATGGCCGTGCTCGGCATGGCGGCAGTGGTGGCCAGTTCCACGGGTGCCGCGCTCACCGCCATCGTGATCATCTTCGAGATGACCCGCGACTATCACGTGATCATTCCCATGATCATCATCGTGTCGATCGCCTACGGCGTGCGTCAGTTCTTCATGATGGACACGATCTATACCTTCAAGCTGTCCCAGCGCAATCATCCCGTACCGGCTTCGCTGGAAACCAACCTGTTCATGCTGCGCAAGGCGTCGGACTTCTACGACCCGCGCGTGGTGCGTGTGGGCTCGACCCGCGGCATGGCCGAGATCCGCCGGCGCTTTCGCCGCTTCGGGCGCCAGACACCGAACGTGCTGGTCATGGACGCCGACCACAAGATCCAGGCGATCTTCTCCTCACGTCGCCACTACCGGCTGACCCGGCGCGGCGCGATCCGAAGCTGGGCCGACGAACACATGGAGACCGACTACATCGTGGTGGGCGCCGACGACATGATCTTCGATATCGTCGGCCGTCTGCGCGCGGCCAACTGCGAGGTGGCCCTGGTGACCGCGGACGGTTCCATGACCCATCCGCGCGAGGTCCAGGGTGTGCTCACGCTGTCGGACGTCGCCCGTTCCAGCCGGCTGGCGCGCCAGATGGAGCGTCGCCGGATCAAGCCGAAGACCACGACACCGACCTGA
- a CDS encoding carboxymuconolactone decarboxylase family protein — MYDLEHLESRLGTLQEHAGDGMKAFWAFDKAAFAPGAIDAKTKQLLALATALTTQCPYCIELHTDAARKAGASDDELAETAMVAAAIRAGGAVTHATHMFKK, encoded by the coding sequence ATGTACGATCTGGAGCATCTCGAGTCCCGTCTGGGCACCCTGCAGGAACACGCCGGCGACGGCATGAAGGCTTTCTGGGCTTTCGACAAGGCCGCGTTCGCACCCGGCGCGATCGACGCCAAGACCAAGCAGCTGCTGGCCCTGGCCACCGCACTGACCACCCAGTGCCCCTATTGCATCGAGCTGCATACCGATGCCGCTCGCAAGGCCGGGGCCAGTGACGACGAACTGGCCGAGACCGCCATGGTCGCCGCCGCCATCCGCGCCGGCGGTGCGGTGACCCACGCCACCCACATGTTCAAGAAATAG
- a CDS encoding YiiX/YebB-like N1pC/P60 family cysteine hydrolase translates to MSDDDTAQHRLIAPVVAWLAADAQPLGPPRTDFARFRSHLRPADVVLVEGRSRVSAVIQSVTLSAWTHAALCVGRLDELEHSRHAHTAASKLRAAGVDGRSMIVLEAELGRGVHLSPIERYADEHLRLCRPRELDDADAGRIVGFAVEHLGMPYNVRQIADLLRFFFPYGLLPRHWRSSLFEAGHGEMTRAICSTLIARAFASVRYPILPTIHRSDNGEMVFRRRNARLITPKDFDHSPYFEIVKYPFFGDDVARYRELNWQGDTRP, encoded by the coding sequence ATGAGTGACGACGACACGGCCCAGCATCGGCTGATTGCGCCGGTGGTGGCCTGGCTGGCCGCCGATGCCCAGCCGCTGGGGCCGCCGCGTACCGACTTTGCGCGCTTTCGATCCCACCTGCGGCCGGCCGATGTCGTGCTGGTGGAAGGCCGCAGCCGGGTCTCCGCGGTCATTCAGAGCGTGACCCTCAGCGCCTGGACCCACGCGGCGCTGTGTGTCGGCCGCCTCGACGAGCTCGAGCACAGCCGCCACGCCCACACGGCGGCTTCCAAACTGCGCGCGGCGGGCGTGGACGGTAGGAGCATGATCGTGCTCGAGGCCGAACTCGGCCGCGGCGTGCATCTGTCGCCGATCGAGCGCTATGCCGACGAGCACCTGCGCCTGTGCCGGCCGCGCGAGCTCGACGATGCCGATGCGGGCCGCATCGTGGGGTTCGCCGTGGAGCATCTCGGCATGCCCTACAATGTGCGCCAGATCGCCGACCTGTTGCGCTTTTTCTTCCCCTACGGCCTGCTTCCGCGCCACTGGCGCTCGAGCCTGTTCGAGGCCGGCCATGGCGAAATGACCCGAGCGATCTGTTCGACGCTCATCGCCCGCGCGTTCGCCAGCGTGCGATATCCGATCCTGCCCACGATCCACCGCAGCGACAACGGCGAGATGGTCTTTCGTCGCCGCAACGCGCGCCTGATCACGCCCAAGGATTTCGACCACTCGCCGTATTTCGAGATCGTCAAATACCCGTTTTTCGGCGACGATGTCGCACGTTATCGCGAGCTCAACTGGCAGGGCGACACCCGGCCCTGA
- a CDS encoding alpha/beta hydrolase has translation MPHIQANGQRLFYTDTGGDKPVLLFSHGLHMDHEMFAPQIDALADRYRCVAWDERGHGQTGPATARFSYYDSADDAAALLDALDIPSAVWVGMSQGGYLSLRAALTHPERIAALVLIDTQARPEPAERIDTHQKTLAMWREHGFTDAMADNTAQRILGEDFADTAYWQDKWRGFTADNVYYLYDTLDTRDDISDRLGEIDIPALVIHGTDDRAITLERARDMADRLPRSTFVTIEGAGHAANLTHAEAVNPHIEAFLAGL, from the coding sequence ATGCCGCATATCCAAGCCAACGGCCAGCGTCTGTTCTATACCGATACCGGTGGCGACAAGCCGGTGCTGCTGTTCTCGCACGGTCTGCACATGGATCACGAGATGTTCGCTCCGCAGATCGACGCGCTGGCCGATCGCTACCGCTGTGTTGCCTGGGACGAACGCGGCCACGGACAGACCGGGCCGGCCACGGCGCGTTTTTCCTACTACGACTCGGCCGACGATGCGGCTGCGCTGCTGGATGCCCTGGACATCCCCTCCGCCGTCTGGGTGGGCATGTCCCAGGGCGGCTATCTGTCGCTGCGTGCCGCCTTGACCCATCCCGAGCGCATCGCCGCTCTGGTGCTCATCGACACGCAGGCCCGGCCCGAACCCGCCGAGCGTATCGACACCCACCAGAAGACCCTGGCGATGTGGCGCGAGCACGGCTTCACCGATGCCATGGCCGACAACACGGCACAGCGCATTCTGGGCGAGGATTTTGCCGATACCGCCTACTGGCAGGACAAGTGGCGGGGTTTCACCGCCGACAACGTCTACTATCTGTACGACACGCTGGACACCCGCGACGATATCAGCGACCGGCTCGGCGAGATCGATATCCCGGCATTGGTGATCCACGGCACCGATGACCGCGCGATCACCCTCGAGCGTGCCCGGGACATGGCCGACCGGCTGCCTCGTTCGACGTTCGTGACCATCGAAGGCGCCGGCCACGCGGCCAATCTGACCCACGCCGAGGCGGTCAATCCGCATATCGAAGCGTTTCTGGCCGGGCTCTGA